A part of Marinobacter psychrophilus genomic DNA contains:
- a CDS encoding Na(+)-translocating NADH-quinone reductase subunit A, translating to MIKITKGLDLPISGVPEQTITDGKPIRHVALVGFDYNGMKPTMDVKEGDRVKRGTLLFTDKKTEGVRYTSPAAGVVKEINRGDRRVFQSIVIEIDGNEAETFASYSDADIAGLERKQVVDNLVESGLWATLVTRPFSKVPAIDSVPHSIFVSVMDTNPLAADPTIIIAENSKAFENGLSIIAKLTAGKVFVTGKPGSNVAVPKSDVIEVNQCDGVHPAGNVGTHIHHLDPVSLSKTVWSVNYQDVIDIGKLFVTGELPIERVVAIGGPKALKPRLVRTRLGASLVELLDGETETDCELRPISGSVFGGRRAEGTCAYLGRFANQVSVLAEGNSRHFMAYLSPGVNKFSTLNIYLSKLTGGKRFNFNTSTNGSERAMVPVGAYERVMPLDILPTQLLRALIVGDTEMAQKLGALELDEEDLALCTFVCPGKYEYGPILRENLTRIEIEG from the coding sequence ATGATAAAGATCACAAAAGGCCTAGATCTTCCCATCAGCGGCGTCCCCGAACAGACCATCACCGACGGCAAACCGATTCGCCACGTGGCACTTGTCGGCTTTGACTACAACGGCATGAAGCCGACGATGGATGTTAAGGAAGGGGACCGCGTTAAGCGCGGCACGCTGCTGTTTACGGATAAGAAGACCGAAGGCGTTCGTTACACTTCACCGGCAGCGGGCGTGGTGAAAGAAATTAACCGTGGTGACCGTCGGGTTTTCCAGTCGATTGTCATCGAAATTGATGGCAACGAGGCGGAAACCTTCGCGTCTTACAGCGATGCCGATATTGCGGGCCTAGAGCGCAAGCAAGTTGTTGATAACCTAGTGGAATCGGGGTTGTGGGCGACGCTGGTAACGCGCCCGTTCAGCAAGGTGCCGGCGATTGACTCCGTGCCTCATTCAATCTTTGTGTCGGTGATGGATACCAACCCGTTGGCCGCAGACCCTACCATTATTATTGCCGAGAACAGCAAGGCCTTTGAAAACGGCCTGAGCATTATTGCCAAGCTGACAGCTGGCAAGGTGTTCGTAACAGGCAAGCCTGGCTCAAACGTGGCAGTGCCCAAGTCTGATGTCATTGAAGTCAATCAGTGTGACGGCGTTCACCCGGCAGGTAACGTAGGCACCCATATTCATCACCTGGACCCGGTATCGCTCAGCAAAACTGTGTGGTCTGTAAATTATCAAGACGTTATTGATATCGGCAAGCTGTTCGTTACCGGTGAACTTCCCATTGAGCGCGTTGTCGCAATTGGTGGGCCTAAAGCTCTGAAACCTCGCCTGGTTCGTACGCGTTTAGGAGCAAGTCTGGTTGAGTTGTTGGATGGCGAAACCGAAACTGACTGTGAATTGCGCCCGATATCGGGTTCGGTGTTTGGCGGCCGACGGGCCGAAGGGACCTGCGCTTATTTAGGGCGTTTCGCCAATCAGGTGTCGGTGCTGGCTGAAGGCAATAGCCGGCACTTCATGGCCTACCTGTCGCCGGGCGTGAACAAATTTTCGACATTGAACATTTACCTGTCAAAACTGACGGGTGGTAAGCGTTTCAACTTCAATACCAGCACCAACGGCAGCGAACGAGCGATGGTTCCGGTGGGCGCTTACGAGCGCGTTATGCCGTTAGACATATTGCCAACCCAGCTGTTGCGGGCGTTAATCGTCGGTGACACAGAAATGGCCCAGAAACTGGGTGCGCTGGAACTGGATGAAGAAGATCTGGCTCTGTGCACCTTTGTGTGTCCGGGTAAATATGAATACGGGCCAATTCTCCGAGAGAATCTGACCCGCATCGAGATCGAGGGCTAA
- a CDS encoding mechanosensitive ion channel family protein — MIEEGIVAFSGWMTNFELLSSGWRAGLIVFGLVFGTATVAFMVSRVIAAMERKFIETRNIWDDAILHAIRLPLVFFIWLQGVYWAAEVAYYYSEADVFTANDALLEIGFIWVVSWAVLGLIKQIEQVLVSPVKMKKPMDYTTVNAISKLSRMVVIITVILIALQTLGYSISGVLAFGGVGGIAIGFAAKDLLANFFGGFIIHLDRPFKVGDWIRSPDRNIEGTVEQIGWRMCTIRTFDKRPLYVPNATFTTIAVENPSRMSHRRISETIGVRYEDIDRVSGIVSDIRSMLQNHDEIEARQTLIVNFLAFNHSTLDIMVYTFTKTSEWVKYHEVKQDVLLKISDIIIGHGAELAFPTQTLHVADSVKLKHLEHDFGRDQGRGDTANEAGERSLRDNHEEAVSQQKSVEKHYAKPR; from the coding sequence ATGATTGAGGAAGGCATAGTGGCCTTTAGTGGCTGGATGACGAACTTCGAGCTGCTATCTTCGGGCTGGCGCGCGGGTCTAATTGTGTTTGGTCTGGTATTTGGTACCGCAACGGTGGCCTTCATGGTCAGCCGCGTGATTGCCGCCATGGAACGCAAGTTTATTGAAACCCGCAATATCTGGGATGACGCCATACTGCACGCCATACGTTTGCCTCTGGTGTTTTTTATCTGGTTGCAGGGCGTTTATTGGGCGGCGGAAGTGGCCTACTACTATTCCGAGGCGGATGTGTTTACCGCCAACGATGCCTTGCTTGAAATTGGCTTCATTTGGGTGGTGAGCTGGGCTGTTTTGGGCCTGATCAAGCAGATTGAGCAGGTGTTAGTGTCGCCGGTTAAAATGAAAAAACCGATGGATTACACCACGGTTAACGCAATCAGCAAATTGTCGCGAATGGTTGTCATCATTACCGTCATACTGATTGCGTTGCAAACCCTGGGTTACAGCATTTCCGGGGTACTGGCGTTCGGCGGTGTGGGCGGTATCGCCATTGGTTTTGCCGCCAAAGACCTGTTGGCCAACTTTTTCGGCGGTTTTATTATCCACCTCGACCGCCCGTTCAAGGTAGGCGATTGGATACGCTCGCCAGATCGCAATATTGAGGGCACGGTAGAGCAGATCGGCTGGCGTATGTGCACTATCCGTACGTTTGACAAACGCCCGCTTTATGTACCCAACGCTACGTTTACCACCATTGCAGTAGAAAACCCGTCACGTATGTCTCACCGTAGAATTAGTGAAACGATTGGCGTGCGTTATGAAGATATTGACCGCGTCTCAGGCATTGTGAGCGACATACGCTCAATGCTGCAAAATCACGACGAGATCGAAGCCCGGCAAACTCTGATTGTGAATTTTCTGGCGTTCAATCACTCCACGCTGGACATCATGGTGTATACCTTCACAAAAACCAGCGAGTGGGTGAAGTATCACGAAGTGAAGCAGGACGTGTTGCTGAAAATCAGCGACATCATTATTGGCCATGGCGCCGAGTTGGCGTTCCCCACCCAAACGCTGCACGTGGCTGATAGCGTTAAGCTGAAGCATTTGGAACACGATTTTGGTCGAGATCAGGGTCGCGGTGATACCGCTAACGAAGCCGGTGAGCGCTCTCTGCGCGACAACCACGAAGAAGCCGTCAGCCAACAGAAGTCGGTAGAGAAGCATTATGCAAAACCTCGTTGA
- a CDS encoding CsiV family protein, with amino-acid sequence MTVGETDLRKHPNSPFTMAVLVLLTLVVGTPLAQASDRYRAEFVILERIIAPENLVENMSGQTVTPTPIINKALWFTPEDGGPRSSLDQVSGLYLDSAAARLTNSGRFRILAKAGWLEDFPQNYVGERLAVAVGDWLPQARQRDVEGYIKIDRKRFLHVETHLNHWQDAASAAQPSAQAEPQLLTWIRETRRMRSSKIHFLDSPTIGVLIYFAKIED; translated from the coding sequence ATGACTGTTGGAGAAACTGACTTGCGTAAACACCCGAACTCACCTTTTACGATGGCCGTGCTGGTTCTTTTGACACTGGTAGTGGGTACGCCTCTGGCTCAAGCCAGCGACCGGTATCGCGCGGAATTCGTGATTCTGGAGCGCATTATCGCGCCTGAAAATCTGGTCGAGAATATGAGCGGGCAAACGGTCACCCCCACGCCGATTATTAACAAGGCGCTTTGGTTTACACCTGAGGACGGTGGACCGCGCAGCTCATTGGATCAGGTCAGCGGCCTGTATCTAGACAGTGCCGCCGCACGGCTGACCAACAGCGGCCGTTTCCGCATTCTGGCCAAAGCCGGATGGCTCGAAGATTTTCCGCAGAACTACGTTGGCGAACGCCTGGCGGTGGCCGTTGGCGACTGGTTGCCCCAGGCAAGACAGCGTGACGTGGAAGGTTATATAAAAATCGATCGCAAGCGTTTTTTGCACGTCGAAACTCACCTGAATCATTGGCAAGATGCTGCCTCAGCGGCGCAGCCCAGCGCTCAGGCTGAACCGCAGCTACTGACCTGGATCCGTGAAACCCGCCGCATGCGCAGCAGCAAGATCCATTTTCTGGATTCGCCCACCATCGGCGTGTTGATTTATTTCGCAAAAATCGAGGATTGA
- a CDS encoding glyceraldehyde-3-phosphate dehydrogenase has product MSHEQIHQHLSNWTERESTAEAMIPLIGRLYRRNNVVTSVYGRSVINQSVIDIIRAHRYVRQVEDSELSVHDTLPILQAMDAMELGRGHVDIGKLAVKFSAVGGDLNEFLTQEIGTIAGLYASQSEEDAQNDTKDIVLYGFGRIGRLLARILIEKAGGGNNLRLRAIVVRHGGADNDLEKRASLLRRDSVHGPFNGTIRVDAENSALIANGNFIRVIYSAGPDQVDYTQYGIKNAIVIDNTGMWRDEEGLGLHLKSKGVSRVMLTAPGKGDIKNIVYGINNDWITDDDKILSAASCTTNAITPVLKAIYDEYGIEDGHVETVHSYTNDQNLIDNYHKGSRRGRSAPLNMVITETGAAKAVSKALPELKGKLTGNAIRVPTPNVSMAILNLNLKTDVDVESVNEYLRDIALHSELQKQIDYVNSTEVVSTDFVGSRHAGIVDAQATIAAGKRLILYVWYDNEFGYSAQVIRVVSQMAGINYPVFPKRVRG; this is encoded by the coding sequence GTGAGCCACGAACAGATCCACCAGCACCTGTCGAACTGGACAGAGCGCGAATCTACCGCCGAAGCCATGATCCCGCTAATTGGACGCCTGTACCGCCGTAACAACGTTGTCACGTCGGTTTACGGCCGCTCGGTGATCAATCAGTCCGTGATTGATATCATTCGCGCTCACCGCTATGTGCGTCAGGTAGAAGACAGCGAGCTGTCGGTACATGACACCCTGCCAATTCTTCAGGCGATGGACGCCATGGAGCTGGGGCGCGGCCACGTAGACATCGGCAAGCTGGCGGTCAAATTCAGTGCCGTTGGTGGTGATCTGAACGAGTTTCTTACGCAGGAAATCGGAACCATCGCGGGTTTGTACGCTTCCCAGTCGGAAGAAGACGCCCAAAACGACACCAAAGACATCGTGCTTTACGGTTTCGGCCGTATCGGCCGCTTGTTGGCCCGTATTCTGATTGAAAAAGCCGGTGGCGGTAACAACCTGCGTTTGCGTGCCATCGTTGTGCGCCATGGCGGTGCCGACAATGATCTCGAAAAGCGTGCCAGCCTGCTTCGCCGCGACTCCGTTCACGGCCCCTTTAATGGCACTATTCGTGTTGACGCGGAAAACTCCGCGCTGATCGCGAACGGCAACTTTATCAGAGTGATTTACTCCGCCGGGCCAGACCAGGTGGACTACACCCAGTACGGCATCAAGAATGCCATTGTGATCGACAACACCGGCATGTGGCGCGATGAAGAAGGCTTGGGTCTGCACTTGAAATCCAAAGGCGTCAGCCGCGTGATGCTGACCGCGCCGGGCAAAGGTGATATTAAGAATATTGTTTACGGCATTAATAACGACTGGATTACTGACGACGATAAAATTCTGTCGGCCGCCTCGTGCACCACCAATGCCATTACCCCGGTGCTGAAGGCTATCTATGACGAATACGGCATTGAAGATGGCCACGTAGAAACGGTGCACTCTTACACCAACGACCAAAACCTGATCGACAACTACCACAAAGGCAGTCGTCGTGGCCGCAGTGCGCCGCTGAACATGGTCATTACCGAGACCGGCGCTGCCAAAGCGGTGTCAAAGGCCCTGCCAGAACTGAAAGGCAAGCTCACGGGTAACGCCATTCGTGTGCCCACGCCTAACGTTTCCATGGCGATTCTGAACCTGAATCTCAAAACAGACGTGGATGTAGAGAGCGTTAACGAATACTTGCGTGACATAGCGCTGCACTCAGAACTGCAAAAGCAGATTGACTATGTAAACTCCACAGAAGTGGTGTCGACGGATTTTGTTGGCTCGCGCCACGCCGGTATTGTGGATGCCCAAGCAACGATTGCTGCCGGAAAACGCCTGATTCTGTACGTTTGGTATGACAACGAATTCGGCTACAGCGCACAGGTTATAAGGGTTGTTAGCCAGATGGCTGGCATCAACTATCCTGTTTTCCCCAAGCGCGTCCGCGGCTGA
- the mfd gene encoding transcription-repair coupling factor → MTSTTLLAPEFPKKPADHRVWGQLHGSSDALAVCESARNHQGLTLVITRSTADAIRLEQAMRFFLGLPAEEDGPAVSADGLELLSLPDWETLPYDQFSPHQDIISRRIRTLHRLPSTAHGVLVVPARTLMHRLPPVNYLQGNTLLLKVGQSLDINSWRLQLEAAGYRYADNVYEHGEYAVRGAILDIFPMGASQPYRIDLFDNEIETLRTFDPDTQRSVDRIQQVELLPAFEFPWDKQARSAFRGRWFEQFPNADKSAPVYQDVSQGITSPGIEYYLPLFFDATATLFDYLPASTRVFTADGLNESVQQFDSETRNRHEERRHDRVRPIMPPTQLFLQQDELFGLLKQFPRVTTRTATDDGSGSVNCAARELPDIAMDGRAADPAGRLKRFISEFDGRILICAESSGRREALIDNLAQQSLQLQALDSWQSFLDSPKCSLGITIAPMEQGLVLPDRQLALITETALFGDRVLQRRRREKPTELNDDGYRDLSELRIGSPVVHIDHGVGRYQGLETITVEGEASEFLMLGYAGSSKLYVPVSSLHLISRYAGSDTEHAPLHKLGTDRWNNAKKKALEKIRDTAAELLDVYARREARKGFSFENPQEAYRTFAAGFPFEETPDQEVAIMAVLEDMTSERPMDRLICGDVGFGKTEVAMRAAFVATWSGKQVAVLVPTTLLAQQHYESFRDRFSDTAVNVELLSRFRSGSQTNKALEAMENGKADIVIGTHKLLQGDIRFKNLGLVIIDEEHRFGVQQKEKLKALRAEVDMLNLTATPIPRTLNMAMGHLRDLSIIATPPARRLSVKTFVRQRDEPMVKEAILREILRGGQVYFLHNNVTSIEKTAADLRQLIPEARVGVAHGQMRERDLEQIMKDFYHKRFNVLVCTTIIETGIDVPTANTIIIERADKFGLAQLHQLRGRVGRSHHQAYAYLLTPPPKAISSDAKKRLEAISEAQDLGAGFMLATQDLEIRGAGELLGEEQSGQIESIGFTLYMQLLDEAVKAIREGRTPNAELPLSHGTEMNLRIPALIPDDYLPDVHNRLMLYKRISSVANDEQLKELQVEMIDRFGLLPQPAKNLMRQAALRMRAEALGVIKVDAGKEWARLEFGNSTSVDPLALIKKVQSDPGEYRLEGANSFRFRLNDTSTGGKLDGIAAMFDELAPAKSSGRPR, encoded by the coding sequence ATGACCAGCACTACCCTGCTTGCCCCGGAGTTCCCAAAAAAGCCTGCCGATCATCGTGTCTGGGGTCAGCTTCATGGCAGCAGTGACGCTCTGGCAGTTTGTGAAAGCGCGCGCAACCATCAGGGGTTAACCCTGGTGATCACCCGCAGCACCGCCGATGCCATCCGCCTGGAACAGGCAATGCGGTTTTTTCTGGGCCTGCCAGCAGAAGAAGACGGCCCGGCCGTAAGCGCTGATGGTCTGGAGTTGCTGTCGCTGCCAGACTGGGAAACCCTGCCTTACGACCAGTTTTCGCCCCATCAGGATATTATTTCCCGCCGCATTCGCACCTTGCATCGCCTGCCCTCTACCGCACACGGCGTGCTTGTTGTACCTGCGCGCACCCTGATGCACCGCTTACCGCCGGTAAATTACTTGCAAGGCAACACCCTGCTGTTAAAAGTTGGCCAATCGCTTGACATCAACAGCTGGCGTTTGCAGCTCGAAGCGGCCGGCTACCGCTATGCCGACAATGTTTATGAGCACGGCGAATACGCTGTGCGCGGCGCCATTCTGGACATTTTCCCCATGGGCGCCAGCCAGCCCTACCGCATTGATTTGTTCGACAACGAAATTGAAACCCTGCGCACCTTTGACCCGGACACCCAGCGCTCAGTCGATCGCATTCAGCAGGTGGAACTGCTGCCGGCGTTTGAGTTCCCTTGGGATAAACAAGCCCGTTCGGCGTTTCGCGGGCGCTGGTTCGAGCAATTCCCCAACGCAGACAAAAGCGCGCCTGTGTATCAGGACGTCAGTCAGGGCATCACATCGCCAGGCATTGAATATTATTTGCCGCTATTTTTTGATGCCACTGCCACGCTTTTTGATTATCTGCCGGCCAGTACTCGGGTGTTCACTGCAGACGGCCTGAACGAATCAGTGCAGCAGTTCGACAGCGAAACCCGTAACCGTCATGAAGAACGCCGCCACGACCGCGTGCGGCCAATCATGCCGCCAACCCAGCTGTTTTTACAGCAGGACGAGCTGTTTGGGCTGCTCAAGCAGTTTCCTCGGGTAACCACCCGCACAGCCACCGACGACGGCAGCGGCAGCGTGAACTGTGCCGCCCGCGAACTACCAGACATCGCCATGGACGGACGCGCAGCGGACCCTGCCGGGCGCTTAAAACGGTTCATCAGCGAATTCGACGGTCGCATTCTGATTTGTGCCGAATCGTCTGGCCGGCGCGAAGCGCTGATCGACAACCTCGCCCAACAATCCCTGCAACTTCAGGCGCTAGACAGCTGGCAGAGTTTTCTGGATAGCCCAAAATGCAGTCTGGGCATTACCATCGCGCCTATGGAGCAGGGCTTGGTGCTGCCAGACCGGCAACTGGCGCTGATCACCGAAACGGCTCTCTTCGGTGATCGAGTGCTGCAACGCAGGCGTCGGGAAAAGCCCACTGAACTAAATGACGACGGCTACCGCGACCTTTCGGAACTGCGTATCGGCTCGCCGGTGGTGCACATTGACCACGGTGTGGGCCGCTATCAGGGTTTGGAAACCATCACCGTGGAAGGAGAAGCCAGCGAATTTCTGATGCTGGGATACGCTGGCAGCTCCAAGCTGTATGTTCCTGTGTCCAGCCTGCATCTGATTTCACGTTACGCCGGCAGCGACACCGAACACGCGCCGCTGCACAAGCTGGGCACCGATCGCTGGAACAACGCCAAGAAAAAAGCTCTGGAGAAAATACGCGACACTGCTGCTGAGCTTTTAGACGTGTACGCCCGCCGCGAAGCCCGCAAAGGCTTCAGCTTCGAGAACCCGCAGGAAGCCTACCGCACCTTTGCGGCTGGCTTCCCGTTCGAGGAAACACCGGATCAAGAAGTGGCGATTATGGCGGTGCTGGAAGACATGACCAGCGAGCGCCCGATGGATCGTTTGATTTGCGGCGACGTAGGCTTTGGCAAAACCGAAGTGGCCATGCGCGCCGCGTTTGTAGCGACCTGGTCTGGCAAACAGGTGGCGGTATTGGTGCCTACGACTCTGCTGGCGCAGCAACATTACGAATCTTTCCGCGACCGCTTTTCGGATACCGCCGTTAATGTAGAGTTGCTCAGCCGCTTCCGCAGCGGCAGCCAAACCAATAAAGCGTTGGAGGCCATGGAAAATGGCAAAGCCGATATTGTTATTGGCACCCACAAACTGCTGCAAGGCGACATTCGGTTCAAAAATCTGGGCTTGGTGATTATTGATGAAGAGCACCGCTTCGGGGTGCAACAGAAAGAAAAGTTAAAGGCGCTGCGGGCCGAAGTCGACATGCTCAACCTGACCGCCACGCCCATTCCCCGCACCTTGAATATGGCCATGGGCCACCTGCGTGACCTGTCCATCATTGCGACACCACCGGCGCGGCGTTTGTCGGTAAAAACCTTTGTCCGCCAGCGCGACGAACCCATGGTGAAAGAAGCGATTTTGCGGGAAATCCTGCGTGGCGGTCAGGTGTACTTTCTGCACAATAACGTGACCAGCATCGAAAAAACTGCGGCAGACCTGCGCCAACTGATTCCCGAAGCCCGCGTTGGCGTTGCCCACGGCCAGATGCGCGAACGCGATCTGGAACAGATCATGAAAGACTTTTATCACAAGCGCTTTAACGTACTGGTGTGTACCACCATCATTGAAACCGGCATAGACGTGCCCACCGCCAACACCATTATTATCGAGCGCGCGGATAAATTCGGTCTGGCCCAGCTGCACCAGTTGCGAGGCCGGGTGGGCCGATCCCACCACCAAGCCTATGCTTACCTGCTCACACCGCCACCGAAAGCCATCAGCTCAGATGCAAAAAAGCGCCTGGAGGCTATTTCTGAAGCTCAGGATTTGGGCGCCGGCTTTATGCTGGCCACCCAAGACCTCGAAATCCGCGGCGCTGGCGAACTGCTGGGCGAGGAGCAGAGCGGGCAAATTGAAAGCATTGGCTTTACCCTGTACATGCAACTGCTGGACGAAGCGGTAAAGGCCATCCGCGAAGGCCGTACGCCCAACGCAGAGCTGCCACTGAGTCACGGCACCGAAATGAATTTGCGCATCCCGGCGCTGATTCCGGACGATTACCTGCCAGACGTTCATAACCGGCTAATGCTGTACAAACGCATTTCCAGCGTTGCCAATGATGAACAATTAAAAGAACTTCAGGTAGAAATGATCGACCGTTTTGGATTGCTGCCGCAACCGGCCAAAAATCTGATGCGCCAGGCAGCGCTGCGGATGCGCGCCGAGGCTCTGGGCGTCATCAAGGTAGACGCTGGCAAGGAATGGGCGCGACTGGAATTTGGCAACAGCACCAGCGTAGACCCGCTGGCACTGATTAAGAAAGTGCAATCTGACCCCGGTGAGTATCGCTTGGAAGGCGCCAACAGTTTCCGTTTCCGGCTGAACGACACCTCAACCGGTGGTAAGCTTGATGGCATTGCCGCTATGTTCGATGAACTGGCACCGGCCAAATCCTCAGGCCGGCCCCGATGA
- a CDS encoding S-methyl-5'-thioinosine phosphorylase, with protein sequence MQNLVEQPVGIIGGTGLMALEGLQITGERSTANAWGIPSSVLTSGLLGQQNVLFLARHGNPHRIPPHQINYRANVQALFDAGVRTLVGVNAVGGIHPDMGPAHIVIPDQLIDYTWGRSGTFFEGELDNVTHIDFTWPYNESARAILIEQAERLGLSFSSHGVYGATQGPRLETAAEVRRMERDGCDLAGMTGMPEAALAAELGMRYVSLCLVVNYAAGKTDTAITMADIQRAIDDGMVAVKTLLKDSVAGLGALQTKA encoded by the coding sequence ATGCAAAACCTCGTTGAGCAACCCGTTGGCATCATCGGTGGCACCGGCCTGATGGCTCTTGAAGGTTTACAAATAACCGGCGAGCGGAGCACGGCCAATGCCTGGGGTATACCTTCGTCCGTGCTTACCAGTGGGTTGTTGGGCCAGCAGAATGTGCTGTTTCTGGCCCGCCACGGTAACCCACACCGTATACCGCCTCACCAGATTAACTACCGCGCCAATGTTCAGGCGCTTTTTGACGCCGGCGTGCGCACGTTGGTGGGCGTTAACGCTGTTGGCGGCATACACCCGGATATGGGGCCGGCCCACATTGTCATACCGGACCAGCTGATTGATTACACATGGGGCCGCAGTGGTACGTTTTTTGAGGGCGAACTGGATAACGTCACCCACATTGACTTCACCTGGCCTTACAACGAGTCGGCGCGGGCGATTTTGATTGAGCAAGCGGAACGTCTGGGACTGAGCTTTTCCAGCCACGGGGTTTATGGTGCCACCCAGGGGCCACGCTTGGAAACCGCTGCGGAAGTTCGCCGTATGGAGCGTGATGGCTGTGATCTGGCGGGTATGACCGGCATGCCGGAAGCGGCCTTGGCCGCAGAGTTGGGAATGCGTTATGTCAGCTTGTGCCTTGTAGTCAACTATGCTGCAGGTAAAACCGACACGGCGATCACCATGGCGGACATTCAGCGTGCGATTGATGACGGTATGGTTGCCGTGAAAACGCTGCTAAAGGACTCTGTTGCCGGGCTTGGAGCCCTGCAGACGAAAGCCTGA
- a CDS encoding NADH:ubiquinone reductase (Na(+)-transporting) subunit B gives MAIRQFLDGIEHHFEKGGRHERWYALYEAVDTIFYSPSSVTKSTSHVRDGIDLKRIMITVWLCTFPAMFFGMWNIGFQANSYLATNPEALIGDGGLRTAFINAMAVTGAGAGLLDNFIYGMAYFIPIYVVTFVVGGFWEVMFATVRRHEINEGFFVTSILFALICPPTVPLWQVALGITFGIVIGKEVFGGTGKNFLNPALTGRAFLYFAYPAQISGDTVWTAVDGFSGATSLSWAASGGVEALESQIGWSNAFMGTIQGSMGETSTLAVLAGGAVLLVMKIASYRIVGGVLLGMIATSLLMNVVGSETNPMFAVPAYWHLVIGGFAFGMMFMATDPVSSAMTHTGRWCFGILVGVMTILIRVVNPAFPEGIMLAILFANLFAPLMDHYVVQANVKRRLARG, from the coding sequence ATGGCTATCCGACAGTTTCTCGACGGAATCGAGCATCATTTTGAGAAAGGTGGTCGTCACGAGCGTTGGTACGCGCTCTACGAAGCGGTAGACACCATTTTCTACTCGCCCAGTTCGGTCACCAAATCCACCTCTCATGTGCGTGATGGCATTGACCTGAAGCGCATCATGATTACGGTGTGGCTGTGCACCTTTCCGGCCATGTTCTTCGGTATGTGGAACATCGGCTTTCAGGCCAACAGCTATCTAGCCACCAATCCGGAGGCTTTGATCGGAGACGGCGGCTTACGCACGGCGTTTATAAACGCTATGGCGGTCACCGGTGCAGGTGCTGGCCTGCTGGATAATTTCATCTACGGCATGGCTTACTTTATTCCCATCTACGTGGTGACCTTTGTTGTCGGCGGGTTCTGGGAAGTGATGTTTGCCACCGTGCGTCGCCACGAAATCAACGAAGGCTTTTTTGTAACCTCGATTTTGTTTGCGCTGATTTGCCCGCCCACCGTGCCTTTGTGGCAAGTGGCTTTGGGCATTACCTTCGGCATCGTGATCGGTAAAGAAGTGTTTGGCGGAACCGGCAAGAACTTCCTCAACCCGGCATTGACCGGCCGTGCTTTCCTGTACTTCGCCTATCCGGCGCAGATCTCCGGTGACACGGTATGGACAGCGGTTGACGGTTTTAGCGGTGCGACATCTCTGAGCTGGGCTGCCAGCGGCGGTGTTGAAGCTCTGGAAAGTCAGATTGGTTGGTCAAACGCATTCATGGGCACCATTCAGGGCTCTATGGGTGAAACCTCGACCCTGGCTGTGCTGGCAGGTGGCGCTGTGCTGCTGGTCATGAAAATAGCCTCTTACCGTATTGTTGGGGGCGTATTGCTAGGCATGATTGCCACCTCGCTGCTAATGAATGTGGTGGGGTCAGAAACGAATCCCATGTTTGCCGTGCCGGCGTACTGGCATCTAGTGATTGGTGGTTTTGCCTTCGGCATGATGTTTATGGCGACGGACCCGGTGTCGTCTGCCATGACCCACACCGGCCGCTGGTGCTTCGGTATTCTGGTGGGCGTGATGACCATTCTGATACGTGTCGTAAACCCGGCCTTTCCCGAAGGCATCATGCTGGCGATCTTGTTCGCTAACCTGTTTGCCCCGCTGATGGACCACTACGTTGTTCAGGCTAATGTTAAACGGAGGCTCGCTCGTGGCTAA